The Atribacteraceae bacterium genome contains the following window.
TCTTCCTCACAGAGAGGGGGCGGTTGGTCCTGGAGGCGGGTGAAGGAAATCCGGGCTGAAATGATGTCCGATACGGGAGTAGACAACGGTACGGGAAAAGATATTGACCCCCGAAACGCCTTTCTGATATGGTCTGGAACAAGTTCTCAAATGACTATGACTAGGAACCCTTTGGAAAAAGAGGAGATCATATGCTTCCAGGGAGGTCTTTACCCCGGTTTTCTGGTCAAATGGCCATCATCAGGAACCTTTTTTTGGGTATCGATGGATCTTTCCTTATTATCAATTCTACCCAACAAGAAAGGCGCTTATATTATAAAAACCAGTAACATCAAGGGCTTCAACGGTTTTGTTTCCGGCAAAAGCTGTACTAATATTTTAGTTTGAGGGGGTTCCAAAGTTATGCCGTTAGTGCGAATGGAAAATGTGCATAAGTCCTTCGGGGAGGTTAAGGCCTTACAGGGAGTGGATTTTCAAATTGGGTCTAATGAGGTTGTCGGACTGATAGGGGATAATGGAGCGGGAAAGTCAACCTTAATAAAAATCATGAGCGGATTGCATCCCTTAGACTCCGGCAACTTTTATATCAGGGACAACAAAATAGACTCGCACCATTACTCGGTTGAAAAGGCTCAGGAACTGGGTATTGAAACGGTCTACCAGGAAAGTTCGCTTGGAGAGAAGCATCCAGTGTGGAGGAATATTTTCGTTGGAAGAGAATTGACCACCAGCCTGGGTTTTTTGTGCGTGGCAAAGATGAAGCAAGAAACCCATGAGATAATGAAAGATGTCCTGGGTTTCAGGGGTGCGGGAATGTCGACTGATTCTACCGTGAGCACCATGTCGGGTGGGGAACGGCAAGGCGTAGTCATTAGTCGAGCAATGTATTTTGACGCTGATTTGGTAATTCTGGATGAGCCTACCAGGGCTTTGTCAGTCAAAGAAATAGGCAAAGTACTTAATTTTGTGCAAAAAATCAAAGAGCGAGGGAAATCCTGTGTTTATATCTCTCATACCATCTCCCTCATCTACGAGGTGTCAGATAGATTCGTGATTTTAGATCGAGGAAAAGTGTCTGCTGAATATGCCAGAAAAGAAATATCTGAGGATGAGTTAATGAAGCAATTGATATATCACGCGTCGCAAACTTAAGCAAAAGGATAAAGGGAGCCTATCATGAAACAGGGGATAACAAGAACAATAATCAGAAGGCATAAGGCGAATGTGATTCTTGCCGTTGTTTTTATGCTGCTGTTGGCGCTATTCATGTTAACGAGCCCGCAAGCTTTTCTGTCTCCTCATATTTACCGGGCTTTTTTACAAACTGTTCCGATAATCGGGATCCTGGCCTTGGGGCTCACGCTGGTTCTTGTTATTGGCGAGATCGATCTGTCATTTCCTTCTGCCTCAGCGCTTGCAGGACTAGTTTTCGCCGAGATTTTCATCGCCACAGGAGATAGTCTGCTTGGACTTATAGGAGCGTTGGTGGTTGGTGCCGCGATCGGTATAGCCAACGGTCTATTGATAACCAAGGTCCCTATACCCTCAATAGTTGCCACCTTAGGCATGGGCTTCTTTCTCAGGGGAATTTCCGATGTGCTGGCTGACGGACTGGCCAGAGTGCTGAGAGGAATCGGTGAAACACAACTGTCTGCTGTATTGATAGGCGATGTGGGAGGAAGTATTCCGGCTCAATCGCTATGGTTTGTAGGCCTTGCAATTGTATTTGCCCTAATCCTTTTCCGCCATAAATTTGGCAACCACATCTTGTTTGTGGGGGACAATCCGAATACCGCCCGCATGATGAGTATTGACGTTGCTAAAACCAAAATCATGGTGTTTGTTATGATGGGGGTAATTGCCGCGTTCGTTGGCGTATTGGCCAGCGTAAGATTGAGGACTTGGTTTCCCACGGCGGGCGAAGGCTATCTACTGCCGACCATGGCTACGGTTTTTGTTGGTGGCACTTCAATGTTCGGTGGTTTAGGGACTATCCTCGGAACATTTATCAGTGCCTTTCTTGTTGGCTCCCTGG
Protein-coding sequences here:
- a CDS encoding ABC transporter permease; its protein translation is MKQGITRTIIRRHKANVILAVVFMLLLALFMLTSPQAFLSPHIYRAFLQTVPIIGILALGLTLVLVIGEIDLSFPSASALAGLVFAEIFIATGDSLLGLIGALVVGAAIGIANGLLITKVPIPSIVATLGMGFFLRGISDVLADGLARVLRGIGETQLSAVLIGDVGGSIPAQSLWFVGLAIVFALILFRHKFGNHILFVGDNPNTARMMSIDVAKTKIMVFVMMGVIAAFVGVLASVRLRTWFPTAGEGYLLPTMATVFVGGTSMFGGLGTILGTFISAFLVGSLEAGIVASGLGGFWTRLVFGLLILIAVAIHSLIERRRR
- a CDS encoding ATP-binding cassette domain-containing protein, whose translation is MDFQIGSNEVVGLIGDNGAGKSTLIKIMSGLHPLDSGNFYIRDNKIDSHHYSVEKAQELGIETVYQESSLGEKHPVWRNIFVGRELTTSLGFLCVAKMKQETHEIMKDVLGFRGAGMSTDSTVSTMSGGERQGVVISRAMYFDADLVILDEPTRALSVKEIGKVLNFVQKIKERGKSCVYISHTISLIYEVSDRFVILDRGKVSAEYARKEISEDELMKQLIYHASQT